The stretch of DNA GTGTAAGCAGCCTTATTCATTCCGGCTACTGCTGCCACATTGAGCTGTCCGTCTGTTACAGGGACCTGTATCGACTCAACGGCATTGTTACCGGTAAGATTGATCATCTGAGGCATACCCTCGATATTGATCGTCGTTCGCGGGCTGTTACCGGTCATTACAGTTACCTGATAAAGACCTTTCGGAAGGTCAACATTGAACTGTCCTCCGGTAAACTGTACTGCGTCAGCTCCTGCGCCCTGTCCCTGAGCAGCTGCATTGGCCACGCTTCCTGAGAAGCCGTATCCTCTGCCTGCATTGTATCCGTCTGAAGCACTTACGCCTGTAAAACCTCCGGCTGCACCCGAACCTCCCAGATCAAATTTCCAGTCAGTCTGTGCTGCTGATGCCCTGTTTCCCGTACCAGGCAGTGTTCCCGCTGCTGCAGATAATGCCATGGTAAACGAGATAAGGCCGCTGATAATTTTCTTTTTCATAACCTCGCTCCTTACGCGTTTACATTACAATCGCTCCGAAAAAAAGTATTTCCGGACACAATCCTTATCATACAGTATACCACTTTATGCACAAAAAATCAATGCGTATGTATGGATTTTTCTACACAAAAGAAGACTTATTTCTGCATATTTTCTATAGACACACTTAAGGAAGCTTTGAGTTATTAATAAATCAGCCCGTGGCAGGGCGCGAAGCCGTATTTCCGGTTTAATCAGATTTTAGTATAAGTCCTGCCTTTTCCTTTAGTTTAAGATTTCCGGCATTCATTATTCCGAAATATTCTGCAGAACAGATCACCTCTCTGCATTTTTCCATAACGGCAATCGCTCTGCTTACAGCTTCATCACTTACCGGTTCAAACGCCTTTTCCGAAATTACAACAGACGCAAGAGCTGATGCTACCGGGTATTCCACATCATTTTCATGGATAACGCCAGCCGCAAACGGAATACCTTCACGGTAAAGTCTGCGGTAAACAGGAATTCCAGCTCCCCCGCCGCCTATGACAAAGACTTCAGGTTCGCCTTTTCCGCCGAACGGTTCTGCCGCACCGAAATACCAGTTGTATCTTCCGTCTTTTATTTCATAAAGAGTATCGATATAATCACCGGAAAAGATCTCTTCAGGTGTTCCGTACCGTTCAGCTTTTCCATTATGTATACAAAGGACAGAATCGGAAAACTTCTGAGCCAGATCAAGTTCATGAAGTGACTGTACGACCGCTATATTTCTTTCCTTTGCAAGTCGTCTGAGCAAAGTAAGCAGATGCAGTTTATGACCTGTATCCAGAAACGAAGTCGGCTCATCAAGAAGCATGATATCCGGTTCCTGTGCTATTGCTCTGGCAAGCATGACAAGCTGACGCTGGCCGTCACTTATCCTGTTGAAATCAGTATCGCAGAGATGATCTGCACCGGTAAGCGTCAGAGCATCATAAACTATTTTTCTGTCATGGTCGCTCAGTATTCCGAACGTTCCCGTATACGGATATCTACCCGTAGCCGCAACGTCAAAACAGGTCATTCTGTCGGTGATAAGTCTTCCGGTAAGCATGACCGACAGTCTTCGGGCTACATCCTTTTCCTTAAGCCCGGTAAGTTCATCGCCGCAGAGAAATACCTTTCCGGATGCGGCCGGCAGCTGACCGGCAATGGTTTTCAGTACAGTAGATTTACCAGCTCCGTTAGGTCCGATGAGTGTACAAATCTCTCCTGATGAAATGCTGATCGTGATACCATCTACGATCACTTTTTTACCATATCCTGCGCCAAGACTGTCCGTATGTAGAGATGAAGCATTGTTTTTCTGATCAGTATTTATCATGACATGCTCCTTTCCTTAGCACGGTGAAGCATTATATAAATAACGACCGGTGCACCGAAAACTGCAGTAACGGTACTTACACTCAGCTCCTGCGGAGCAAAGAGCATACGCGCGATAAGGTCGCATCCCATACAGAAAACACCGCCTCCGAGAAATGCTGCCGGTATAAGAATGACAGGTTTTGAAGTCCCGAACATCCCTTTCATAAGATGCGGAACAGCAATACCGACAAAAGATACCGGTCCGGCAAAGGCTGTGACACAGGCGGAAAGAATGCTTGAAAGAAGTATGAGAAACACACGGAAAGCGCGGATATTCACACCCATATTCTCGGCATAGGCCTCACCGAGCTGATACGCACCTATCGGTTTTGAAAGAAGGAATGTAAGAATAAACGCTGTAAAGACCATGGCAGACATCACACGTATATCCTGCCAGTCTGCTCCCGAAAAAACTGCCCTTCGACCAGTTATGCAGGTTAACTATATTTGCGTCATCTGCAAAAGTCACAGCAAAATCGGTAAGAGCACTGCAGATATATCCTATCATTACACCTGAAATAACAAGCTGCGCCATGTTCCGTACTTTTCCGGAAAACAGAAGTACGGTCATCATACACAAAAGCGCACCGGCAAATGCCGCACCGATCATCATCCATGAATTCATGGCAAATCCGTACCGTAAAGATGTAATCATGATCAGGGCGACAGTGAGTTTCGCACCGGATGAAATACCGAGCACAAACGGTCCTGCAATAGGATTTCTGAAAAAGCTCTGCAGCAGAAATCCCGAAACCGAAAGTCCTCCTCCCAGTATCAGTGCAGACAGCGCACGCGGCATACGAATATCCATAATGATCCTGTGAGCAGACTGCTCAGTAATACGTCCGGTAAGCACACCAAAAACAGTATCAGCCGTGATCCTGCTGCTTCCGGACGCCAGGCTCAGAATAAAGAGTATCACCGCAGCGACCGCCAGCAGAACAAATCCGGTCACAGCCCGTATTTTTCGTTGTTTTTCCATATCTTTTTTCATTTATTTCTCCGTATATAACAGTTTGACTGAGTTGCTGATCCAGCTTCGCAGAATCTGCAATGGTGAGGATTGCGTGGCTCGCCCTGTTCCCACACGCTGAGTCATGAATAAATCAGCGTTTCCAAAAGAATGTATTCTAAGTATATAGAATTTGCAAATATCTTATGTCAATCACCTTTACATTCAGTGGATCCTGTGCAGATACGTAAGCTGTTCCTTTCCGTCTGCATTACCCGTAAAAATACTGTTTAAGTCTGTTATCATATCTGCTGCTCCGGTTGTCTGCTGGAAGAGGTTCTGTTCGGTGCACCAGACGTTATCGTTCTTCACGGCTTTGAAATCTGCAAATACCGGTGACTTTTCGAGAAGCTGTGCGATCGATTCAAGTTTACCTTCTATCGTGCTGTTGTAAATGAGGATATCTGCATCTTTCGCGCATTCGTAGAAGGTTTCCATCTGAATGTTCATTGTTGACAGTGCGTTGTCTTCAACTCCGAGATCCTCTCCGGTAAAAATGTATCTTCCTCCGGCAAGATCTATCATTTTCGAAATGTAATCCCCCGGCTTTCTAACGTTTACATAACCGTTGGCAGTCACGCTGAAAAACGCTGCGGTCAGACGTTCATTTTCCGGAACATTGGGAAGATCAAGTGAATGGAATCCGGCTGTCTTTTCCTCGAAACATCTTTCTGCTTCATCCTCTTTTCCGAGAATAAGACCGTAGAGCTTCATCCACTCCATGCGTCCGAGAGGATGCTGTTCGTAGCTGGAACGTTCGACGATGACGGGGATACCGAGGGATTCGATCTGTTCCTTTACCGCAGGGCTGTGAGTGATCATTGTGTTTTCAATGGCAAGCGTACAGCCGGATTCGGTAAGTGCTTCGTAGTCGGGAGCGTTGTATTTACCGATAAACGTCAGACGACCGGCATTCATCGCTTCCTTTACATGGGGCAGCATCCAGCTCTCCGTATTGGTCGAAGTCATGGAAACTGCATCGAGTGAGCCGATGGCATCGAAAAGATCGATGACAGATGATGAAGCAAGATATATGTCACCGCTCTGTTCACGTATCACGGGTATAGTACTGCCCTCAGGAACCGGGCATTTTTCGGGAACGAACAGAAACTGATCGGAATCAATGGTAATTAACGCGCACCCGCTTTCCAGATAATCAACGGAAAACTGATCAGCATATTCAAGTTCCATATGTCCGGTTACTCCGGGTACTGATCCGTTCTGACCGTTACTTTGACCCGTATCACTTTTTGATGTACATGCTGATGAAATAATGATCATTACCGGCAGGATAAAAAACAAAGCCAGCTGTTTTGATCCCCTACAGTTCATTTTTTTCTTAATATCTCTAAAATCAAAGATCCGGCTTTGCCGGATCTTCGTAAAACTATTGAAATCTGTTCTCATGATATCGTAGATGAATCAAAGAATAATGTGTATTCTATCTCGTGAGGAGTACTCATTGCTGTTGTATCTGCATTCATTTTAAGTTCAGTGTCAAACGAACTTAACGGAACTTCGAAAACTGATGAACCGTCTGTTATTTCCGGAAGATACTTTTCACCGTCAACGATCATATAGTCGTACTTGTCACTGCTCCACTTAAGAACTGCTGTTGTTTCGCCGTTCTTAACGCTGATCTTTGCAGGACTTTCTACTGATGCCTTGCCGGAGCCGCCTTCGAGTTTTACTTCGACGGTATATTCACCGTCTTCAATTCCAAGAGTTGATGCTGTGATCTTTTCCTTTTCCGGAACAACGCCCTCAGGAAGTGAATCAGCACGGAAAACAAGCACACGGTCGTACCAGAGCTGCTTCTTGTGGCTGAATGCAGCCAAGTTTACCTTCTTGTTGAGTGCTTCAACGGAAACGGTAAATACTCTTCCTTCATCTGTTTCTTCAGGTTCTATGAAAGAAGATTCATCTGCCTGTGCAGCTTCCTCAGCTGTACCTGCGAAAAGATGATCATAGCTCTTGCTGTTTATTGTAAGCTTTGCTGTAAGCGTCCCTTCTTCTGCGGTAAGTTCACAGTCAGCGATCTTAAACATGGATGAGCTGGAGTCAACATCAATATGATAGGTGCCATCCTTAACTTTATCGGCACTTATTTCTTCCATTCCTTCAAATCCGACCTCATCTGCTTCTATTACGTCATCACCCGATGCTACGGCAAGTTCAGTTACCTCAGCCTGTGTAGTTTCTTCGGATTGAGCTTCTGTTTCCGCTTCAGTGACTTCTGCTTCAGTAACCGAAAGAGTTATTTCGCCTAAGCCGCTGTTTTCATCTGATCCTGCAGCTGAAGAGCATCCTGTAAGTATAAATGCAGAAAGAACAGCTGTTAAAATAAAAATCTTCTTCAAAATACATCCTCCTGAAAAAAAGCAGCAGATCATAACCCCAACACTGTATGTGATAATGATATGCTGCTTTTGAATAGTATTATTATCTGTCAGCTGATTATTCAGCTATTGAATCGATAGCTTCCTTAGCGTGATCAACGTAGATCTGACGGATAGCTTCATTTTCACCAAGGCCTCTGAGAACACATTCAACCTTGTAGCCAGCAGCTTCGAACACTGACTTCCATGAATCTTCCTCATCACCGGCCATATCGTTATTAGCGTGGTCACCGGCAACTACCATGAGAGGTTCAAGAACAACACGCTCATATTCGCCAGCTTTTACTGCCTTAAGAACATCATCAACAGAAGGTGTAGCTTCTACAGTACCTACGAAATAGTTTGTATGTCCGTCTGCTGTAAGGAGATCCTGCATTTTCTGATATACTCCGTTTGATTCAGCTTCTGTACCGTGGCCCATGAAGCAGATAGCAGTTTTGCCGTCATCATACTCCTTTGTCCAGTCAACAATAGCTTCTTCAACGCGCTTGAAATCTTCATCTGATGTAAGAAGCGGCTTACCGAAAACAACCTTGTCAAATGCGTCAGCCTTCGCTCCTACCTGATCAAGAAGATCATTATATTCAAAGCCATCCATAAGATGTGTAGGCTGAACAACAAGTGTCTTTACGTTGTTCTTCACTGCACGGTCGAGAGCAGCATCAACGTCATCGATAAGAAAACCGTCACGCTTGTTTACGTGGTCTATAATAATATTTGCTGTAAATCCACGGCGTACACTGTAGTCAGGGAATGCCTTTTCGAGTGAGTCTTCGATAGCACCGATAGTAAGACGACGGCTGTCGTTGTAGCTTGTACCGAAGCTGAGAACGAGAAGTTCGTTTTCACCGATCTCGTCCTGATTGCGGATATTGTCAAGTGATGCATCGCCTGTGTCGTAGTTTTCTTCATCCTCTTCTTCAGTTTCTTCGGATGCAGATGTTTCTGCGACAGCTTCAGTAACTTCCTCAGTTTCAGCTGCTTCTTCGGTTACAGCTTCTGTTTCTGCGGCACTGTTTTCAGCGGCAGAATTACCTGCAGATGGAGCAGAGCTGTCACATCCGGACATAACAAATCCAAGCATTGCAATACTCATAATTACAGCGATCTTTCTTTTCATTAAAATAAGCTTCCTTTCATAAAGAGGTAAACCGCATAAAAAAATGCCTTCATCCGGACGGAGGAAAGCATCACAGACAGACCCTGCCATAACGGAGAGTCTGCAGCAGTACGATCAGTTCCTCGTGATCTGAGCTAAAAGCTCTGTACCAGCATACGGCAGGTTTCCTGACTCATGCATCTTAACGATATGCCCGCCTTCCCGGTTTCCCAGTGACTACATAATATAACAGCATACCGCTCCGCAAATACAGTGACGGGATCGTGCAGGATTCTGACCTGCTTCCCTTTTACCCTCTGTTTCTATGAAACATGAACAGAGGCACCGCATACTTTATATTCAATTTTACCAAAAACAATTGTAACACAACCGTTAGTGAAATTCAAGCCGTTGCCGGATATTTCGGCAAATCCTACAGTTTTTTGTCAGCAAGATAAAGCAGAGCATTGCATATTGCCGCCGCCACATTGCTGCCGCCTTTTCTTCCCCGTGCCACAATACACGGCACTCCCGTTTCAATGAGCATTTCCTTTGACTGAACTACATTGACAAAACCAACTGGAACGCCGATAACCAGTTCAGGAACGAATTTTCCGGACCGAATAAGCTCTGAAAGTCTGACAAGAGCCGTAGGTGCGTTCCCCGCAGCAAATATAACCGGTCTGTCAAGTTCCGCTGCTTTATCCACGGAAGCTGCCGCTCTTGTAGTACCTTTTACCCTTGCAGTTTCAGCAATATCGGGATCTGCCATGAAACATTCGCACGTACATCCGTGCCTTGCAAGTGCTGCCTTGTTAATACCTGACTTCGCCATATTTGTATCTGTTACAAACACGGCTTTTTGAGATATAGCTTTCATAGCAGTATTCATCACATCTTCTGAAAAATACAGATTATCAAGATAATCAAAATCTGCAGTTGTATGGATAACACGCATTACAACAGGTTTTATGTACTCAGGTATCTCAGTTTCCAGTTCCGACTCGATTATTTCAAAACTCCGGCGTTCAATATCAGCCGGAAGTACATATTCAAGGTTCATACGCCCTCCTGAATGATCTTATAAATCATATCCATATCAAGACTCTTTCGTACAGTATCAGCAAGTTCATCGAGATCTTTTTCTCGCTGCTTCCTTCTGTCACTGACTGCACCGTTATACTTAAGTCCCTTTGCTTCGTAAAGAGCTTTAACAAGTGCTCCGGAAACCTCTGAACTGTCGAATATCCCGTGGACATAGCAGCCAGCCGTGTTACCGTTAAAATACCCGCCGCTATCTGTAAGAGGTTTACTGCTTCCTTCTGTTTTACCCATATGGACTTCATAGCCGTAATATGATGCACCGCTAAGGCATGAAAAGAAACCGGTAACGTCCCTGAACCTTCCTTCCGTACGAAGCTGCGTCTTCTCCTCATGAAAAACTGTCCTGCACGAAGGAAGAAGACCGAGACCCTCTGCTGTTCCACCGCACTCTGTCCCGTAAGGATCAGAAACAGTTTCACCAAGCATCTGAAACCCGCCACATATTCCAAATACAGGAAACTTGTAATTCGCCCGTGCTTTGATTTCCTGGCTTAATCCTGTTCTGTTCATCCATTCCATATCAGCTATTGTACTCTTGGTTCCCGGAAGAATGAGCAGATCCGGTTCTCCAAGCTCTTCCGGCTTTGTGACATACCGTACGGAAACGCCCTCGTACTTACTGAAAACATCGAAATCGGAAAAATTCGATATTTTAGGGAGACGGATCACTGCAATGTCAATAACACCTGAATTTCTGGTTTTTTCAAGCCGCGATGAAAGGCTGTCCTCATCTTCAAGATCGTGTTTTACAAACGGTACAACACCGATCACCGGTCTTCCGCATTTCTCTTCGAGAATTGAAATACCGTCATCAAAAAGACTGATATCTCCGCGGAAGCGATTTACTATTAGGCCTTTTACCAGTTCCTGTTCGTGCTTTTCCAGAAGTGCAAATGTCCCGTAAAGCTGTGCAAACACGCCGCCGCAGTCAATGTTTCCGACAAGCAGAACAGGGATTTCAAGCATCGTCGCAAGTCCCATATTGACTATGTCGTCCTTTTTGAGATTGAGTTCGACCGGACTTCCAGCTCCTTCCACCACAATGATGTCGTACTGCGAAGAAAGTATTTCATAGGCTCTGCGTATGTCCGGAATAAGTTCAGTTTTCCTTGAAAAGTATTCTCTGGCACGCATATTTCCGCGTACTTTTCCGTTTACTATGACCTGGGAACCGACATCGGTCGTAGGTTTGAGAAGAACCGGATTCATAAGTGCCGACGGTTCTATTCCGGCAGCTTCCGCCTGAAGAGCCTGCGCTCTTCCGATCTCAAGTCCGTCTGGAGTAATGTACGAATTCAGCGCCATATTCTGTGACTTGAAAGGAGCGACTGAGTGGCCGTCCTGTCTGAATATACGGCAGAGTGCTGCTGTGAGAAGGCTTTTTCCGGCGCCTGACATCGTTCCCTGAATCATTATTGCTCCGGTCATGATAAAACCTCCTTTAAAGCATTTACGAGGATAAGATTTTCCTTTCGTGTCCTTACTGCTGTTCTGAAATATCCTTTTCCGAGTCCTGCAAAATCCGAACATTCACGTATCATTATTCCTTTTCCCAAAAGCAGATCAGCAAGATCGTCCCGCGCTCTGAAAAGGAGAAAATTAGCCGAACCCTCAGTAACTTCAAGACCGCATCCGCGAAGCTCATTCATAAGATATCCGCGTTCCTCTGAAACAAGCTCAACGGTCTTCTCCTTCCACCCTATTACGTCAAGTGCTGTCGCACCTGCATTTTCAGCAGGTACAGAAACGCTCCAGAACTGTCCGGAATCATGAAGTTTTTCTGCAGTTTCAGAACTTCCGCAAAGTGCATAGCCGAGTCTCAGTCCCGGCATGGCAAAAAGTTTGGTAAAAGCCTTTAAAACAATACAGTTCTCATTAAAACAGCTCCTGAGGCTGTGATCAGAAAAGGCTCCCGTAAACGGCATAAAGCATTCATCACAAATAAGAATAATATTCTTTTCAAGACATTTCTCCGAGATCCTTCGAAGCAGATCCGGCGGGATAAGCTTCCCCGTAGGGTTGTTCGGTGTACAGAGAAAAAGCATATCCGTATCTTTATTAAGAAGATCAAGTATTCCTTCATTCAGTATGAAGTCTTCCGACGGCCTGATCGTATGTTCACTGATCTGACAGTTCACTTCTTCAAGGGCATATCGGTATTCGGAAAAGGACGGGATACATATCACAGCCCTTTCCGGTCTGAATGCATGGACCAGCCGGAAAACAAGATCTGCCGCACCGTTACCGCAGACTATATTTTCCGGGGAAATGTTCTCGTAAACTGAAAGCTTTTCACGGAGTTTCCTGCAGTAAGGATCCGGATAACGGTAACATTCTGAAACTCCTGATACTGCAGCGGCAAGTACCTGTTCCGGCATTCCGAGAGGATTAATATTAGCTGAAAAATCAAGAAAAGAGCATCTGTCCGTTACGTCACCGCCATGTACTCTCATAGAAACCACCCTGATAGAATAAGATAACGGAATAATACCGAGAAGACAA from Ruminococcus sp. HUN007 encodes:
- a CDS encoding ABC transporter ATP-binding protein, producing the protein MINTDQKNNASSLHTDSLGAGYGKKVIVDGITISISSGEICTLIGPNGAGKSTVLKTIAGQLPAASGKVFLCGDELTGLKEKDVARRLSVMLTGRLITDRMTCFDVAATGRYPYTGTFGILSDHDRKIVYDALTLTGADHLCDTDFNRISDGQRQLVMLARAIAQEPDIMLLDEPTSFLDTGHKLHLLTLLRRLAKERNIAVVQSLHELDLAQKFSDSVLCIHNGKAERYGTPEEIFSGDYIDTLYEIKDGRYNWYFGAAEPFGGKGEPEVFVIGGGGAGIPVYRRLYREGIPFAAGVIHENDVEYPVASALASVVISEKAFEPVSDEAVSRAIAVMEKCREVICSAEYFGIMNAGNLKLKEKAGLILKSD
- a CDS encoding iron chelate uptake ABC transporter family permease subunit, which gives rise to MVFTAFILTFLLSKPIGAYQLGEAYAENMGVNIRAFRVFLILLSSILSACVTAFAGPVSFVGIAVPHLMKGMFGTSKPVILIPAAFLGGGVFCMGCDLIARMLFAPQELSVSTVTAVFGAPVVIYIMLHRAKERSMS
- a CDS encoding iron chelate uptake ABC transporter family permease subunit codes for the protein MKKDMEKQRKIRAVTGFVLLAVAAVILFILSLASGSSRITADTVFGVLTGRITEQSAHRIIMDIRMPRALSALILGGGLSVSGFLLQSFFRNPIAGPFVLGISSGAKLTVALIMITSLRYGFAMNSWMMIGAAFAGALLCMMTVLLFSGKVRNMAQLVISGVMIGYICSALTDFAVTFADDANIVNLHNWSKGSFFGSRLAGYTCDVCHGLYSVYSYIPSFKTDRCVSAR
- a CDS encoding ABC transporter substrate-binding protein, whose product is MELEYADQFSVDYLESGCALITIDSDQFLFVPEKCPVPEGSTIPVIREQSGDIYLASSSVIDLFDAIGSLDAVSMTSTNTESWMLPHVKEAMNAGRLTFIGKYNAPDYEALTESGCTLAIENTMITHSPAVKEQIESLGIPVIVERSSYEQHPLGRMEWMKLYGLILGKEDEAERCFEEKTAGFHSLDLPNVPENERLTAAFFSVTANGYVNVRKPGDYISKMIDLAGGRYIFTGEDLGVEDNALSTMNIQMETFYECAKDADILIYNSTIEGKLESIAQLLEKSPVFADFKAVKNDNVWCTEQNLFQQTTGAADMITDLNSIFTGNADGKEQLTYLHRIH
- a CDS encoding sirohydrochlorin cobaltochelatase, with protein sequence MKRKIAVIMSIAMLGFVMSGCDSSAPSAGNSAAENSAAETEAVTEEAAETEEVTEAVAETSASEETEEEDEENYDTGDASLDNIRNQDEIGENELLVLSFGTSYNDSRRLTIGAIEDSLEKAFPDYSVRRGFTANIIIDHVNKRDGFLIDDVDAALDRAVKNNVKTLVVQPTHLMDGFEYNDLLDQVGAKADAFDKVVFGKPLLTSDEDFKRVEEAIVDWTKEYDDGKTAICFMGHGTEAESNGVYQKMQDLLTADGHTNYFVGTVEATPSVDDVLKAVKAGEYERVVLEPLMVVAGDHANNDMAGDEEDSWKSVFEAAGYKVECVLRGLGENEAIRQIYVDHAKEAIDSIAE
- a CDS encoding precorrin-8X methylmutase — protein: MNLEYVLPADIERRSFEIIESELETEIPEYIKPVVMRVIHTTADFDYLDNLYFSEDVMNTAMKAISQKAVFVTDTNMAKSGINKAALARHGCTCECFMADPDIAETARVKGTTRAAASVDKAAELDRPVIFAAGNAPTALVRLSELIRSGKFVPELVIGVPVGFVNVVQSKEMLIETGVPCIVARGRKGGSNVAAAICNALLYLADKKL
- a CDS encoding cobyric acid synthase, translating into MTGAIMIQGTMSGAGKSLLTAALCRIFRQDGHSVAPFKSQNMALNSYITPDGLEIGRAQALQAEAAGIEPSALMNPVLLKPTTDVGSQVIVNGKVRGNMRAREYFSRKTELIPDIRRAYEILSSQYDIIVVEGAGSPVELNLKKDDIVNMGLATMLEIPVLLVGNIDCGGVFAQLYGTFALLEKHEQELVKGLIVNRFRGDISLFDDGISILEEKCGRPVIGVVPFVKHDLEDEDSLSSRLEKTRNSGVIDIAVIRLPKISNFSDFDVFSKYEGVSVRYVTKPEELGEPDLLILPGTKSTIADMEWMNRTGLSQEIKARANYKFPVFGICGGFQMLGETVSDPYGTECGGTAEGLGLLPSCRTVFHEEKTQLRTEGRFRDVTGFFSCLSGASYYGYEVHMGKTEGSSKPLTDSGGYFNGNTAGCYVHGIFDSSEVSGALVKALYEAKGLKYNGAVSDRRKQREKDLDELADTVRKSLDMDMIYKIIQEGV
- a CDS encoding histidinol-phosphate transaminase — protein: MRVHGGDVTDRCSFLDFSANINPLGMPEQVLAAAVSGVSECYRYPDPYCRKLREKLSVYENISPENIVCGNGAADLVFRLVHAFRPERAVICIPSFSEYRYALEEVNCQISEHTIRPSEDFILNEGILDLLNKDTDMLFLCTPNNPTGKLIPPDLLRRISEKCLEKNIILICDECFMPFTGAFSDHSLRSCFNENCIVLKAFTKLFAMPGLRLGYALCGSSETAEKLHDSGQFWSVSVPAENAGATALDVIGWKEKTVELVSEERGYLMNELRGCGLEVTEGSANFLLFRARDDLADLLLGKGIMIRECSDFAGLGKGYFRTAVRTRKENLILVNALKEVLS